One genomic segment of Primulina tabacum isolate GXHZ01 chromosome 9, ASM2559414v2, whole genome shotgun sequence includes these proteins:
- the LOC142556602 gene encoding autophagy-related protein 18a-like has translation MATLCSFPSHPDSDPDPNLMLHPYLEQQQPWPQHDPPDDDYSGRSSGADSAAPNPAGIDRAAKLLHVSFNQDYGCFSTGTDGGFRIYNCDPFREIFRRDFDCNGGIGAVEMLFRCNILALVGGGDAPQYPVNKVMIWDDHQSRCIGELSFRSEVRGVRLRRDRIAVVLEHKIYVYNFSDLKLLNQIETIANPKGLCAVSQIAGSFVLVCPGLQKGQVRVEHYASKRTKFILAHDSRIACFTLSQDGNFLATASSKGTLVRIFNTHDGSLLQEVRRGADRAEIYSLAFSPTAQWLAVSSDKDTVHVFSLKVNPGNVGSERSDSPPDSNTAVNTSISSLSFIKGVLPKYFSSEWSVAQFRLPEGSQHIAAFGHQKNTVVILGLDGSFYRCKFDPATGGEMAQLEYHNFLKLEEAF, from the exons ATGGCTACTCTCTGCAGCTTCCCCTCTCACCCGGATTCCGACCCGGACCCGAATCTCATGCTCCATCCGTACCTGGAGCAGCAGCAGCCATGGCCTCAACACGACCCGCCCGATGATGATTACTCCGGGAGATCTTCGGGCGCTGATTCCGCCGCACCAAACCCTGCTGGGATCGATCGCGCGGCGAAGCTTCTGCACGTGTCTTTCAATCAGGATTACGGTTGCTTCTCCACAGGAACCGATGGAGGCTTTAGAATCTACAACTGTGACCCCTTCCGCGAGATCTTCCGCCGTGATTTCGACTGCAACGGTGGCATTGGCGCTGTGGAGATgctcttccgctgcaatatcctCGCTTTAGTTGGTGGCGGCGATGCGCCGCAGTATCCGGTGAACAAGGTCATGATCTGGGACGATCATCAGAGCCGGTGCATCGGGGAGCTTTCCTTTAGATCTGAGGTTCGTGGGGTTCGATTACGAAGGGATAGAATCGCGGTTGTTCTGGAGCATAAGATATATGTCTATAATTTTTCGGATTTGAAGCTGTTGAATCAGATTGAAACGATTGCGAACCCCAAGGGTTTGTGTGCGGTGTCGCAGATAGCTGGGTCGTTTGTGTTGGTTTGTCCGGGTTTGCAGAAGGGACAGGTCAGGGTGGAGCATTACGCATCCAAGAGGACTAAGTTTATTCTTGCTCATGATTCGAGGATCGCCTGCTTTACATTGTCTCAGGATGGCAATTTTCTTGCCACGGCAAGCAGTAAAGGAACCCTGGTTCGAATTTTCAATACTCATGATGGTTCTTTATTGCAGGAG GTACGGAGGGGTGCAGACAGAGCGGAAATATATAGCCTGGCATTCTCACCCACTGCCCAGTGGCTGGCTGTCTCAAGTGATAAGGACACTGTTCATGTTTTTAGCCTGAAGGTTAATCCAGGAAATGTTGGAAGTGAGAGGTCTGATAGTCCCCCTGATTCAAATACTGCTGTTAACACTTCTATTTCGTCTCTCTCTTTCATCAAAG GAGTGCTCCCCAAGTACTTCAGTTCTGAATGGTCAGTGGCTCAGTTTCGGTTGCCTGAAGGATCTCAACACATTGCTGCATTTGGTCACCAAAAGAATACAGTCGTAATTCTTGGCTTGGATGGAAG TTTTTACCGATGCAAGTTCGACCCAGCAACTGGTGGGGAAATGGCACAGTTGGAGTATCATAATTTCCTCAAGCTTGAAGAAGCCTTCTAG
- the LOC142556837 gene encoding uncharacterized protein LOC142556837, with amino-acid sequence MARKEVSQHVTPLGDRQEHEQEQEQEQELREEEEVRVEDEESSAGSKSPTMAEELLELRQKMKVLEGQLESRSTSQTVTRGCPFADIIVQESLPGNFKSAKVKDYDGNADPEEHLARFENIAMLHCYTDRIKCKVFLTTLVDSAQRWFDGLAPQSISPFKDFQKSSEESLRAYIRRFNRVALDVLTCATETKTTAFTQGLREGEFFKSLTKKMPGDFEDLLSRAEKYINMEEAQKQKREAVRKERGDRVSRPEEKGQRRGNPGHFSHHVPLKIVREKEIQECSRNLAPDYQLSRPEKRGFCTIHKVCYHNTEDCKTLKGDYALPPVTGPSQANKRPRLLPWTSRQPGSSVRGGDVRDNVRNEPGKRREPEPERKKNSPPAMGLIKMIYGGSTDGDSNRARKSRSRRDCMEVEGVRRNEAVISFGPEDLKGVNLPHNDALVIQARVANYDILGVFVDSGSSVNVIFKDAFKQMDLQGYHLEAVETALFGFTGHVVYPEGEIVFPLTLGSQDLKKTVMTSFTVVDSPSSYNIILGRQAMNELKAVASTYHQKIKFPVGARVGEVRGDQPSSRKFYVEAVRADQSKTSREGKKARVDERGGRIVEKGEVHFVAEEEHEMIKDLTGISPLISEHQLNILPGSHPVKQKKRHFGPEKDKVIDEQVKELLKAGHIREIQFLTWLSNVVLVP; translated from the exons ATGGCCAGGAAAGAAGTTTCTCAGCATGTTACACCACTCGGAGATAGACAGGAGCAtgagcaggagcaggagcaggagcaggagTTGAGGGAGGAGGAGGAAGTGAGAGTAGAAGACGAGGAATCCAGCGCCGGGTCAAAATCCCCGACTATGGCAGAAGAATTGCTGGAGTTAAGGCAGAAGATGAAGGTCCTGGAAGGACAGTTGGAGAGTCGGAGCACTTCCCAGACAGTCACCAGAGGATGCCCATTTGCTGATATTATCGTCCAGGAATCTCTTCCTGGAAATTTCAAGTCCGCCAAAGTAAAAGATTATGATGGCAATGCAGACCCCGAGGAGCACCTGGCCAGGTTTGAGAATATCGCCATGCTGCACTGTTACACTGATCGAATCAAGTGTAAGGTGTTCCTGACAACGTTGGTGGATTCGGCTCAAAGATGGTTTGATGGTTTGGCTCCTCAAAGTATTAGTCCTTTCAAAGACTTCCAAAAG AGCTCGGAAGAGAGTTTAAGGGCTTACATCAGAAGATTTAATAGAGTGGCTCTTGACGTTCTTACTTGTGCCACTGAGACAAAGACGACTGCATTCACCCAAGGCTTGAGGGAGGGTGAATTTTTCAAGTCATTAACCAAGAAAATGCCCGGGGACTTTGAGGATTTATTATCCCGGgcagaaaaatacatcaatatgGAGGAAGCCCAGAAGCAGAAGAGAGAGGCTGTGAGGAAGGAAAGAGGAGACCGGGTATCTAGGCCCGAGGAGAAGGGACAAAGAAGGGGTAATCCAGGGCATTTTTCTCACCATGTGCCCCTAAAGATTGTCCGGGAGAAGGAGATACAGGAATGCAGTAGAAATCTGGCCCCAGATTATCAACTATCCCGGCCCGAGAAGAGAGGATTCTGCACTATCCACAAAGTGTGTTACCACAACACCGAAGACTGTAAAACATTGAAGGGAGACTATGCCCTGCCTCCCGTCACGGGACCCAGTCAAGCCAACAAGAGACCGAGATTGCTGCCTTGGACATCTCGGCAGCCAGGATCTAGTGTCCGGGGAGGAGATGTAAGGGACAATGTAAGGAATGAGCCCGGGAAAAGGAGGGAGCCCGAGCCCGAGAGAAAGAAGAATTCGCCTCCTGCCATGGGTTTAATCAAAATGATTTATGGAGGATCCACTGATGGTGACTCAAACCGGGCGAGGAAATCCAGGAGTAGGAGGGACTGCATGGAGGTGGAAGGGGTGAGGAGAAATGAGGCGGTGATCAGTTTCGGCCCGGAAGATTTAAAGGGGGTGAATTTACCCCATAATGACGCCCTGGTTATCCAAGCCCGGGTAGCCAATTATGATATTTTGGGAGTCTTCGTGGACTCGGGCAGCTCTGTTAATGTCATCTTTAAAGACGCATTCAAgcagatggatttgcagggcTATCATTTAGAAGCTGTGGAAACCGCACTTTTTGGCTTTACTGGCCATGTGGTTTACCCGGAAGGAGAGATTGTTTTTCCACTGACTCTAGGTTCCCAAGATCTCAAAAAGACGGTGATGACCTCTTTCACTGTGGTGGACTCCCCATCATCATACAACATCATTCTGGGGAGGCAAGCTATGAACGAATTAAAAGCCGTGGCATCCACCTACCACCAGAAGATCAAATTTCCTGTGGGAGCCCGGGTAGGAGAAGTCCGGGGAGACCAACCCTCTTCCCGGAAATTCTATGTGGAAGCAGTTCGAGCTGATCAGAGCAAAACTAGTAGGGAAGGAAAGAAAGCAAGAGTGGATGAACGAGGAGGAAGAATAGTGGAGAAGGGGGAGGTACATTTTGTGGCAGAGGAGGAACATGAGATGATAAAG GATTTGACAGGGATCTCACCCCTGATATCAGAGCATCAATTGAATATTCTCCCGGGATCTCACCCGGTGAAGCAAAAGAAGAGACACTTTGGCCCTGAAAAGGACAAAGTTATTGATGAACAGGTGAAGGAGCTGCTGAAGGCCGGCCACATTcgagaaattcaatttcttaCATGGCTTTCGAATGTGGTGTTGGTACCTTAA
- the LOC142556838 gene encoding uncharacterized protein LOC142556838: MVQSEEEEVWRVFVHGASSLAGCGVGVVIISPPGEKIKLEIRIDSRVTNNEAEYEAVLACIRATWEVGASRIILYSDSQLITQQIKGAYEANDSRMIKYIRLIQAQAETFVDWSVEQIPRE; the protein is encoded by the coding sequence ATGGTTCAATCCGAGGAAGAAGAAGTTTGGAGAGTTTTTGTGCACGGGGCGTCTAGCCTTGCTGGATGTGGAGTGGGGGTTGTGATAATATCTCCCCCGGGAGAAAAGATTAAATTGGAAATAAGGATCGACTCCCGGGTAACTAATAATGAGGCTGAGTATGAGGCTGTTCTTGCTTGTATCCGAGCTACCTGGGAAGTTGGAGCTTCTCGGATTATTCTGTACTCTGATTCACAGCTAATCACTCAACAGATAAAGGGCGCTTATGAAGCTAATGATAGCAGGATGATCAAATATATACGGCTCATTCAAGCCCAAGCAGAAACCTTTGTGGATTGGAGTGTTGAACAAATACCCCGGGAGTAG